In Salmo trutta chromosome 16, fSalTru1.1, whole genome shotgun sequence, a genomic segment contains:
- the LOC115150973 gene encoding PAK4-inhibitor inka2 produces MLCLRDSGDCLVDQMQYMMRSLQDLKHMKRPLSEPSGHSYAMTRVCQQGTQQRERLTRLRRPISEASEASTYDSACCLASPVEEEEEVEEEGQERLMQSSPSSEKSLEFDSGYSEASWQDEGVVLRRTRNVRVSNSACLRTNRGVGSADRIRPKSTSDACLERWTSFEASSDPEDWTTSLLSRSRNRQPLVLGDNSFADLIKNWMDLPECPEPAELKPHAGRRLAKDLLVNMRRKLAGMSKSVEMRARPADSTRVSRAAAAPKRMSCPVGFQPRKPFFHQSHTGLHELGTDFYQFNALMKTGSRQPIICNDIIGYI; encoded by the exons ATG CTGTGTCTGCGGGACTCTGGAGACTGTCTGGTGGACCAGATGCAGTACATGATGAGGTCCTTGCAGGATCTGAAACACATGAAAAGGCCGCTCAGCGAGCCCTCCGGCCATTCCTACGCCATGACGCGCGTTTGCCAGCAGGGAACGCAGCAGCGGGAGCGCCTGACGCGCCTCCGTAGACCCATCTCTGAGGCCAGCGAGGCCAGCACCTATGACTCAGCTTGCTGCCTGGCCAGCCCcgtggaggaggaagaagaggtggaggaggaagggcAGGAGCGGCTGATGCAGAGCTCCCCTAGCAGTGAGAAGAGTCTGGAGTTTGACTCAGGCTACTCAGAGGCGTCCTGGCAGGATGAGGGCGTGGTGCTCAGGAGGACCAGGAACGTACGGGTGTCTAACTCCGCCTGCCTCCGAACCAACCGGGGAGTGGGCTCTGCCGACCGGATCCGGCCCAAGTCCACGTCGGACGCTTGTCTGGAGCGCTGGACGTCATTTGAGGCAAGCAGCGACCCGGAGGACTGGACCACGTCACTGCTGAGCCGCAGCAGGAACAGACAGCCCCTGGTGCTGGGGGACAACAGCTTCGCTGACCTCATTAAGAACTGGATGGATCTGCCAGAGTGTCCTGAGCCAGCAGAACTCAAGCCCCACGCAGGCCGGCGCCTGGCCAAGGACCTCCTGGTCAACATGAGGAGGAAGCTGGCGGGGATGTCAAAAAGCGTGGAGATGAGGGCCAGACCAGCAGACTCCACCAGGGTCAGTAGGGCCGCGGCAGCCCCGAAACGCATGTCCTGCCCTGTGGGCTTCCAGCCACGCAAACCCTTCTTTCACCAATCCCACACAGGCCTGCATGAACTGGGGACGGACTTCTACCAGTTCAACGCTCTCATGAAGACAGGCAGCCGACAACCTATCATATGTAATGACATTATCGGGTACATCTGA